Proteins from a genomic interval of Stenotrophomonas sp. 24(2023):
- a CDS encoding TIGR03862 family flavoprotein, whose translation MSSTEAASPRRVAVIGGGPAGLFAAERLRAAGLDVDLYEAKGSPGRKFLIAGKGGLNLTHSDPRPLFDSRYREQAGTVGRWLDGFDAQALRDWAAGFGVETYVGSSGRVFPVDRKAAPLLRGWVRRLKEQGVRLHVNHRWLGWDEAGALRFATETGDTTSHADATVLALGGGSWPQLGSDGVWVAPLQARGVDIAPLQSANCGFDVDWTPFFAERHAGAPLKPVVAHWQGLDGQPRELQGECVVSAYGIEGSLVYALAADLRETLNRQGHATLWLDLVPGRDEARLLADLSRPRKGRSFGEHLRRQAGLDAVKAALVFEVLGKDAGNDPATVAATLKRLPVPLLRPRPMAEVISTAGGVRLDAMDDGLMLRALPGVFCAGEMLDWEAPTGGYLLTACYASGQRAAEGVIAWLGRR comes from the coding sequence ATGTCAAGCACTGAAGCTGCATCGCCGCGCCGCGTCGCCGTCATCGGTGGCGGCCCGGCCGGCCTGTTCGCCGCCGAGCGCCTGCGCGCGGCGGGGCTGGACGTGGACCTGTACGAGGCCAAGGGCTCGCCCGGCCGCAAGTTCCTGATCGCCGGCAAGGGCGGCCTGAACCTGACCCATTCCGATCCGCGCCCGCTGTTCGACAGCCGTTACCGCGAGCAGGCAGGCACGGTCGGCCGCTGGCTCGATGGCTTCGATGCCCAGGCGCTGCGCGACTGGGCGGCCGGCTTCGGCGTGGAGACCTATGTCGGCAGCTCCGGCCGGGTGTTCCCGGTGGACCGCAAGGCCGCCCCGCTGCTGCGCGGCTGGGTGCGCCGGCTGAAGGAACAGGGCGTGCGCCTGCACGTGAACCACCGGTGGCTGGGCTGGGACGAGGCGGGTGCACTGCGCTTTGCCACCGAAACCGGCGACACCACTTCCCATGCCGATGCCACCGTGCTGGCCCTCGGCGGTGGCAGCTGGCCGCAGCTGGGCAGCGATGGCGTCTGGGTGGCGCCGCTGCAGGCCCGTGGCGTGGACATCGCCCCGCTGCAGTCGGCCAACTGCGGCTTCGATGTGGACTGGACACCGTTCTTCGCCGAGCGCCACGCCGGTGCCCCGCTGAAGCCGGTCGTCGCGCACTGGCAGGGCCTGGATGGCCAGCCGCGCGAGCTGCAGGGCGAATGCGTGGTCAGCGCCTACGGCATCGAAGGCAGCCTGGTCTATGCACTGGCAGCGGACCTGCGCGAGACCCTCAACCGCCAGGGCCACGCCACGCTGTGGCTGGATCTGGTGCCCGGCCGTGACGAAGCACGCCTGCTGGCCGACCTGTCGCGCCCGCGCAAGGGCCGCAGCTTCGGCGAGCACCTGCGCCGACAGGCCGGGCTGGATGCGGTGAAGGCCGCGCTGGTGTTCGAAGTGCTGGGCAAGGACGCCGGCAACGATCCGGCCACCGTGGCAGCCACGCTCAAGCGCCTGCCGGTGCCCCTGCTGCGCCCGCGCCCGATGGCCGAGGTGATCAGCACCGCCGGCGGCGTGCGCCTGGACGCGATGGACGATGGGCTGATGCTGCGTGCGCTGCCCGGCGTGTTCTGTGCCGGCGAGATGCTGGACTGGGAAGCGCCGACCGGTGGCTACCTGTTGACCGCCTGCTACGCCAGCGGGCAGCGCGCGGCAGAAGGCGTGATCGCGTGGCTGGGCCGGCGCTGA
- a CDS encoding nucleotide sugar dehydrogenase: MSASIGAQAEPRIAVVGLGYVGLPLAVAFGRLQPTLGFDIDAGRIAELQAGQDHTLEMEPDELAAAVHLRFGSDEAVLEACNVYIVTVPTPIDAYEQPDLEPLRSATRLIARHLRAGDLVIYESTVYPGTTEEVCVPLLEAGSGLRFNQGFYCGYSPERVSPGDRNRRLADIRKITSGSTPQVAAVIDGLYARIIHAGTFPVTSIRVAEAAKVVENIQRDVNIALVNELALIFNRLGIDTQDVLDAAGSKWNFLPFRPGLVGGHCIGVDPYYLLHKSESVGYHPDLIHTARQVNNRVGDHVAERVLALLRARGSAPVPARVLVLGVTFKEDCPDLRNSRALDLAVQLGAGGAQVQVVDPWVGPAALEGQGVDWIPAPLAHGYDAVVLAVAHARFKAMTTEQIQALLAPGGVVYDVKSVWPRTVVDERL, from the coding sequence ATGAGCGCATCGATCGGCGCGCAGGCCGAACCGCGCATCGCGGTCGTCGGGCTGGGCTATGTCGGCCTGCCGCTGGCGGTGGCCTTCGGGCGCCTGCAGCCGACGCTGGGCTTTGACATCGATGCCGGCCGCATCGCCGAACTGCAGGCTGGCCAGGACCATACGCTGGAAATGGAGCCCGACGAGCTTGCCGCAGCGGTACATCTGCGCTTTGGCAGCGATGAGGCCGTGCTGGAGGCCTGCAACGTCTACATCGTCACCGTGCCCACGCCCATCGATGCCTACGAACAGCCGGACCTGGAGCCGCTGCGCTCGGCGACCCGTCTGATCGCGCGGCACCTGCGCGCCGGCGATCTGGTCATCTACGAATCCACCGTCTACCCGGGTACCACCGAAGAGGTCTGCGTGCCCTTGCTGGAGGCCGGTTCCGGCCTGCGCTTCAACCAGGGGTTCTACTGCGGCTACAGCCCCGAGCGGGTCAGCCCCGGTGACCGCAACCGGCGGCTGGCCGACATCCGCAAGATCACCTCCGGGTCCACGCCACAGGTCGCTGCGGTGATCGATGGGCTGTATGCCCGCATCATCCATGCCGGCACGTTCCCGGTCACCTCCATCCGCGTGGCTGAAGCCGCCAAGGTGGTGGAGAACATCCAGCGTGATGTGAACATCGCCCTGGTCAACGAACTGGCGCTGATCTTCAACCGGCTCGGCATCGATACCCAGGATGTGCTGGACGCCGCCGGCAGCAAGTGGAACTTCCTGCCGTTCCGCCCGGGCCTGGTCGGTGGGCACTGCATCGGCGTGGACCCTTACTACCTGCTGCACAAATCGGAGAGCGTGGGTTACCACCCCGACCTGATCCACACCGCGCGCCAGGTCAACAACCGCGTGGGCGACCATGTGGCCGAACGCGTGCTGGCACTGCTCCGGGCCCGTGGCAGTGCGCCGGTTCCCGCGCGCGTGCTGGTGCTGGGTGTCACCTTCAAGGAGGACTGCCCGGACCTGCGCAACAGCCGTGCGCTGGACCTGGCCGTGCAGCTGGGTGCCGGTGGTGCGCAGGTGCAGGTGGTCGATCCCTGGGTAGGGCCGGCGGCACTGGAAGGACAGGGCGTGGACTGGATCCCGGCACCGCTCGCCCATGGCTACGATGCCGTGGTGCTGGCGGTGGCGCATGCGCGCTTCAAGGCCATGACCACGGAGCAGATCCAGGCGCTGCTGGCGCCGGGCGGCGTGGTCTACGACGTCAAATCGGTGTGGCCACGCACGGTGGTGGACGAGCGTCTGTAG
- a CDS encoding GNAT family N-acetyltransferase has product MHFRSGTHDDVAALWALRTRCVRELCCSHYPPEVIAPWSASPPPAQYPRLLAQGGCVVVEDGQGTLLGFGVLDRDGNEIDALFVDPGHGGQGIGQAVMSRLLAMADPAREVVLSASLNAVPFYQRQGFIAVREEAYPHPSGMSLASVRMRRAWP; this is encoded by the coding sequence ATGCACTTTCGTAGCGGTACCCACGATGATGTGGCCGCCCTGTGGGCCCTGCGGACGCGTTGCGTGCGTGAACTGTGCTGCAGCCACTACCCGCCGGAGGTGATCGCGCCGTGGTCGGCGTCGCCGCCGCCGGCACAGTACCCGCGCCTGCTGGCGCAGGGCGGCTGCGTGGTGGTCGAAGACGGGCAGGGGACGCTGCTGGGGTTCGGCGTACTGGACAGGGACGGCAACGAGATCGATGCGCTGTTCGTTGATCCGGGGCACGGCGGGCAGGGCATCGGCCAGGCGGTGATGTCGCGCCTGCTGGCCATGGCCGATCCGGCGCGGGAGGTGGTGCTGTCGGCGTCGCTCAATGCGGTGCCGTTCTACCAGCGGCAGGGCTTCATTGCCGTACGCGAGGAAGCCTATCCGCACCCCAGCGGCATGTCGCTGGCCTCGGTGCGCATGCGCCGGGCCTGGCCGTAA
- a CDS encoding FKBP-type peptidyl-prolyl cis-trans isomerase, whose product MRRLLLPLLLSLVAAGCSSEPAGPPPGGTITTFERIDTQVGNGAEATPGSTVTVHYTGWIYDERTESKHGKTFDSSVSRGEPFSFDLGAGQVIRGWDEGVAGMKVGGKRTLMIPPPYGYGDRRVGPIPAGSSLVFDVELLDVKH is encoded by the coding sequence ATGCGCCGCCTGCTGCTTCCCCTGCTGCTGTCCCTCGTTGCCGCCGGTTGTTCGTCCGAACCGGCCGGCCCGCCGCCGGGCGGCACCATCACCACCTTCGAGCGCATCGATACCCAGGTCGGCAACGGTGCCGAAGCCACCCCGGGCAGCACGGTGACCGTGCACTACACCGGCTGGATCTACGACGAGCGCACCGAGAGCAAGCACGGCAAGACCTTCGACAGCTCGGTCAGCCGTGGCGAGCCGTTCTCCTTCGATCTGGGGGCCGGCCAGGTGATCCGTGGCTGGGATGAAGGCGTGGCCGGCATGAAGGTCGGCGGCAAGCGCACGCTGATGATCCCGCCGCCGTACGGCTACGGCGACCGTCGTGTCGGCCCGATCCCGGCGGGATCTTCGCTGGTGTTCGATGTCGAGCTGCTCGATGTCAAGCACTGA
- a CDS encoding exopolysaccharide biosynthesis protein has product MSSRPEHGPDRGKARPVYRNEGIRTLQAMFEHGDPAQHMPLGQILQGLQQSAFGVFLFVAILPSFIPIPGMGGAVSGPLVILIGLQMLCCRRRPWLPGFIARRGPRRGTMHRFLDRIDRPLRRLDQLLTPRLPRLLVPPLAHAFTGLLLVLLGILLSLPIPFTNYLFGFQLLLFALALLERDGALMLFNWIAGVAAIAFFGFSSGQLVNYTVDLFQRWF; this is encoded by the coding sequence ATGAGCTCACGGCCTGAGCACGGCCCGGACCGGGGCAAGGCGCGCCCGGTCTACCGCAACGAAGGCATCCGCACGCTGCAGGCGATGTTCGAGCACGGCGATCCGGCCCAGCACATGCCCCTGGGCCAGATCCTGCAGGGACTGCAGCAGAGCGCCTTCGGCGTGTTCCTGTTCGTGGCCATCCTGCCCTCGTTCATCCCGATTCCCGGCATGGGGGGCGCGGTCAGCGGACCGCTGGTGATCCTGATCGGGCTGCAGATGCTGTGCTGCAGGCGCCGCCCCTGGCTGCCCGGCTTCATCGCCCGGCGTGGTCCGCGCCGCGGCACCATGCACCGCTTCCTGGACCGCATCGACCGGCCACTGCGGCGGCTGGACCAGCTGCTGACGCCCCGCCTGCCGCGCCTGCTGGTGCCGCCCCTGGCCCATGCCTTCACCGGGCTGCTGCTGGTGCTGCTGGGCATCCTGCTGTCGCTGCCGATTCCGTTCACCAACTACCTGTTCGGTTTCCAGCTGCTGCTGTTCGCGTTGGCCCTGCTGGAACGCGACGGTGCCCTGATGCTGTTCAACTGGATCGCGGGCGTGGCCGCGATCGCCTTCTTCGGTTTCAGTTCCGGGCAGCTGGTGAACTACACCGTGGATCTGTTCCAGCGCTGGTTCTGA
- a CDS encoding hemolysin family protein, giving the protein MFEFLIVLALIVFNGFFAMSEMSVMTSRKSRLKQMASTSKRAAKALELSEKPENFLSTVQIGITLGGILTGVYGGEAIGNTIAQHLQAMFPALSASISLFGDPQPWSLLIGKTLAVALITFLTLIFGELVPKRLAITRSEDIAGLVALPMSGLARIAFPAVWLLSHSTRLVLRLFGLGKDEAASVTEEEIRMLVAESHEAGVIDSHERDMMNRVMRLGDRTADSLMTPRNRIAWLDTQASHERNLEIMAEHEFSRYPVYRDNDQDVVGVLELKSLATRMARGDNALFQTLREPLYVSESTHAMKLLEIFREEQQSMALVVDEYGEIQGLVTISDLMGAVVGRLQAVENADEDALVVTREDGSLLVDGSLPVDDLRELMGTSELPDAEEGDYYTLAGMCIHFFGRIPHAGEYFDWAGWRIEVIDLDGARVDKLLLRTLSDEQADELTA; this is encoded by the coding sequence GTGTTTGAGTTCCTGATTGTCCTGGCCCTGATCGTGTTCAACGGCTTCTTCGCCATGTCCGAAATGTCGGTCATGACCTCGCGCAAGAGCCGCCTGAAGCAGATGGCCAGCACCTCCAAGCGTGCAGCCAAGGCGCTGGAGCTGTCCGAAAAGCCCGAGAATTTCCTGTCCACCGTCCAGATCGGCATCACCCTGGGCGGCATCCTGACCGGTGTGTACGGTGGCGAGGCCATCGGCAACACCATCGCCCAGCACCTGCAGGCGATGTTCCCGGCCCTGTCGGCCTCCATCTCGCTGTTCGGCGACCCACAGCCCTGGTCGCTGCTGATCGGCAAGACCCTGGCGGTGGCGCTGATCACCTTCCTGACGCTGATCTTCGGCGAGCTGGTGCCCAAGCGCCTGGCGATCACCCGCTCGGAAGACATCGCCGGCCTGGTGGCACTGCCGATGAGCGGGCTGGCCCGCATCGCCTTCCCGGCCGTCTGGCTGCTGTCCCACTCCACCCGTCTGGTGCTGCGCCTGTTCGGCCTGGGCAAGGACGAGGCCGCCTCGGTCACGGAAGAGGAGATCCGCATGCTGGTGGCCGAAAGCCACGAAGCCGGCGTGATCGACAGCCACGAGCGCGACATGATGAACCGTGTCATGCGCCTGGGGGACCGCACCGCCGACAGCCTGATGACGCCGCGCAACCGCATCGCCTGGCTTGATACCCAGGCCAGCCACGAGCGCAACCTGGAAATCATGGCCGAGCATGAGTTCTCGCGTTACCCGGTGTACCGCGACAACGACCAGGACGTGGTCGGCGTGCTGGAACTGAAATCGCTGGCCACGCGCATGGCGCGTGGTGACAACGCGCTGTTCCAGACCCTGCGCGAACCGCTGTATGTCTCCGAATCGACCCATGCGATGAAGCTGCTGGAGATCTTCCGCGAAGAACAGCAGTCGATGGCGCTGGTGGTGGACGAATACGGTGAGATCCAGGGCCTGGTGACCATCAGCGACCTGATGGGCGCGGTGGTCGGCCGCCTGCAGGCGGTGGAGAACGCCGACGAGGATGCGCTGGTGGTGACGCGCGAGGACGGCTCGCTGCTGGTGGACGGCTCGCTGCCGGTGGATGACCTGCGCGAGCTGATGGGCACCAGCGAGCTGCCCGACGCCGAAGAAGGCGATTACTACACGCTGGCCGGCATGTGCATCCATTTCTTCGGCCGCATTCCACATGCGGGCGAGTATTTCGACTGGGCCGGCTGGCGCATCGAGGTGATCGATCTGGATGGCGCCCGCGTGGACAAGCTGCTGCTGCGCACGCTGTCCGACGAGCAGGCCGATGAGCTCACGGCCTGA
- a CDS encoding pyridoxamine 5'-phosphate oxidase family protein, producing MADTRAEHIAQLAELIKDVEVAMFTTVGVDGRLYSRPLGTQQVAFEGDLWFATAADSPKVAEIALNPRVNVAYASSSKNTYVSVTGRARIVDDRARIEALWSPPMKLFFPGGKDDPNLRLIHVRAETAEYWDGPGTLLGKALSFVLSAVQDGPAQLGDNGFVDLR from the coding sequence ATGGCCGACACCCGTGCAGAACACATTGCCCAGCTGGCCGAACTGATCAAGGACGTGGAGGTGGCGATGTTCACCACCGTCGGCGTTGATGGACGCCTGTACAGCCGGCCGTTGGGCACCCAGCAGGTCGCCTTCGAGGGTGATCTGTGGTTCGCCACCGCTGCCGACAGCCCGAAGGTGGCCGAGATCGCGCTCAACCCACGGGTGAACGTGGCCTATGCCTCGTCCTCGAAAAACACCTATGTATCGGTGACCGGGCGCGCGCGCATCGTCGACGACCGGGCCCGGATCGAGGCACTGTGGTCGCCGCCGATGAAGCTGTTCTTCCCCGGTGGCAAGGACGACCCGAACCTGCGCCTGATCCATGTGCGTGCCGAGACGGCCGAATACTGGGACGGCCCCGGGACGCTGCTGGGCAAGGCATTGAGTTTCGTGCTGTCCGCCGTACAGGACGGGCCGGCGCAGCTGGGCGACAACGGTTTCGTCGATCTGCGGTGA
- a CDS encoding DUF6164 family protein — protein MAKLLLNLRHVGDDEYADVCTLLDQHGIAWYRTEPSPWGISNGGLWLREDADQPRAKALMAQYQAERAPRIRAEREQALRDGTAETFGSLFRRRPLYVLAVLLGMAVAAALVLLPFMLLRG, from the coding sequence ATGGCCAAACTCCTGCTCAACCTGCGCCACGTCGGCGACGATGAATATGCCGATGTCTGCACCCTGCTGGACCAGCATGGCATCGCCTGGTACCGCACCGAACCCAGCCCCTGGGGCATTTCCAACGGCGGCCTGTGGCTGCGCGAGGATGCCGACCAGCCGCGCGCCAAGGCACTGATGGCGCAGTACCAGGCCGAGCGCGCCCCGCGTATCCGGGCCGAGCGCGAGCAGGCGCTGCGCGATGGCACCGCCGAGACCTTCGGCAGCCTGTTCCGCCGGCGGCCGCTGTATGTGCTCGCCGTGCTGCTGGGGATGGCCGTGGCCGCCGCGCTGGTGCTGCTGCCGTTCATGTTGCTGCGGGGCTGA
- a CDS encoding LLM class flavin-dependent oxidoreductase — translation MIPLSILDLAPVCEGSDTTAAFANMLELAQHADALGYRRYWLAEHHNMPGIASAATAVLIGHVAGGTKRIRVGAGGIMLPNHAPLQVAEQFGTLASLYPDRIDLGLGRAPGTDQPTARALRRYFDSADQFPQDVRELLHYFEPVQPGQAVQAVPGGGLRVPTWILGSSLFGARMAASMGLPYAFASHFAPDAMDEALAVYRREFRPSATLKQPHAMLALNVVASDSEAESRRLFTSQQQSFVNLRRGRPGKIPAPIEDIEGFWEPHEKLGVERALACTVLGDPQQVAAGIAAFVERHKPDELMLTANLYDHRARLRSFELAMQAWHARHAG, via the coding sequence ATGATCCCGTTGTCGATCCTCGACCTGGCCCCGGTCTGCGAGGGCAGCGATACCACTGCCGCCTTCGCCAACATGCTGGAACTGGCCCAGCATGCCGATGCACTGGGCTACCGCCGCTACTGGCTGGCCGAACACCACAACATGCCCGGCATTGCCAGCGCCGCCACCGCGGTGCTGATCGGCCACGTGGCCGGTGGCACGAAACGCATCCGCGTCGGTGCCGGCGGCATCATGCTGCCCAACCACGCACCGCTGCAGGTGGCCGAACAGTTCGGCACGCTGGCCTCGCTGTACCCGGACCGCATCGACCTGGGCCTGGGGCGTGCCCCGGGCACCGATCAGCCGACCGCGCGCGCACTGCGCCGCTATTTCGACAGCGCCGACCAGTTCCCGCAGGACGTGCGCGAGTTGCTGCACTATTTCGAACCGGTCCAGCCCGGGCAGGCCGTGCAGGCGGTCCCCGGCGGTGGCCTGCGCGTGCCGACCTGGATCCTGGGGTCCAGCCTGTTCGGGGCGCGGATGGCCGCATCGATGGGCCTGCCGTATGCGTTCGCTTCGCACTTCGCGCCTGATGCCATGGACGAAGCGCTGGCCGTGTACCGCCGGGAGTTCCGCCCGTCTGCCACCCTGAAGCAGCCGCACGCGATGCTGGCGCTGAACGTGGTGGCCAGTGACAGTGAGGCCGAATCGCGCCGCCTGTTCACCAGCCAGCAGCAGAGCTTCGTCAACCTGCGCCGTGGCCGTCCCGGCAAGATTCCGGCGCCGATCGAGGACATCGAGGGCTTCTGGGAACCCCATGAAAAACTGGGCGTGGAGCGCGCGCTGGCCTGCACCGTGCTGGGCGATCCGCAGCAGGTGGCCGCAGGCATTGCCGCTTTTGTTGAACGCCACAAGCCCGACGAGCTGATGCTTACTGCCAACCTGTACGACCATCGCGCGCGCCTGCGCTCGTTCGAACTGGCCATGCAGGCCTGGCACGCCCGCCACGCGGGCTGA
- a CDS encoding FMN-binding glutamate synthase family protein, whose product MHRYLAYLLAILLFPLCLWLALIWPAWYWGVGLTAAMVLLGTWDLLQKRSTLRRNYPVLAHFRYGLESIGPEIRQYFVQSDLEDVPFSRQQRALIYQRSKNEMDTVPFGTLRSTYAVDYEWINHSLAPTTIGHHDFRVLIGPNCAKPYSASVFNISAMSFGSLSANAIRALNEGARRGGFYHDTGEGSISPYHREMGGDLVWEIGSGYFGCRDDKGAFSEERFIANATHDQVKMIEIKLSQGAKPGHGGVLPAPKVTAEISATRGVPMGVDCVSPSRHSAFSTPVELLQFVARLRELSGGKPVGFKLAIGHPWEWFGIAKAMSETGLLPDFIVVDGAEGGTGAAPAEFVDHVGIPMHEALLLVHNTLVGLDLRERIRIGAAGKITSAFDIARTIALGADWCNAGRGFMFALGCIQSLSCHSDKCPTGIATQDPKRWKHLDAPDKASRVHSYHEHTLHALMELLCAAGLNDPAELGPEHILRRVSPVEIRSLASLYRYLAPGELLSRVPDHAVFHDFWADARSDSFQPPARIQALRASKSR is encoded by the coding sequence ATGCACCGGTATCTTGCCTACCTGCTCGCCATCCTGCTGTTTCCGCTGTGCCTGTGGTTGGCCCTGATCTGGCCGGCCTGGTACTGGGGCGTGGGCCTGACCGCGGCGATGGTGCTGCTGGGCACCTGGGACCTGCTGCAGAAGCGCAGCACGCTGCGGCGCAACTATCCGGTGCTGGCGCACTTCCGCTATGGCCTGGAATCGATCGGCCCGGAAATCCGCCAGTATTTCGTGCAGAGCGACCTGGAGGACGTGCCGTTCTCGCGCCAGCAGCGCGCGCTGATCTACCAGCGCAGCAAGAACGAGATGGACACCGTGCCGTTCGGCACCCTGCGCAGCACCTACGCGGTGGATTACGAGTGGATCAACCACTCGCTGGCGCCGACCACCATCGGCCACCATGATTTCCGCGTGCTGATCGGGCCCAACTGCGCCAAGCCCTATTCGGCCAGCGTGTTCAACATCTCGGCGATGAGTTTCGGTTCGCTGTCGGCCAACGCGATCCGCGCGCTCAACGAAGGCGCGCGCCGTGGCGGCTTCTACCACGACACCGGCGAAGGCTCGATCTCGCCGTACCACCGCGAGATGGGCGGCGATCTGGTCTGGGAAATCGGCTCGGGCTACTTCGGTTGCCGCGATGACAAGGGCGCCTTCAGTGAAGAACGCTTCATCGCCAATGCAACGCATGACCAGGTGAAGATGATCGAGATTAAGCTGTCGCAGGGCGCCAAGCCCGGCCATGGCGGGGTGCTGCCGGCGCCGAAGGTGACCGCCGAGATCTCTGCCACCCGCGGCGTGCCGATGGGCGTGGACTGCGTGTCGCCATCACGGCACTCGGCATTCTCCACGCCGGTGGAACTGCTGCAGTTCGTGGCGCGCCTGCGCGAACTGTCCGGCGGCAAGCCGGTCGGCTTCAAGCTGGCCATCGGCCATCCCTGGGAATGGTTCGGCATTGCCAAGGCGATGAGCGAGACCGGGCTGCTGCCGGATTTCATCGTGGTCGATGGTGCCGAAGGGGGAACCGGTGCGGCACCGGCGGAGTTCGTCGACCACGTCGGTATCCCCATGCACGAGGCCCTGCTGCTGGTGCACAACACGCTGGTGGGGCTGGACCTGCGCGAGCGCATCCGCATCGGCGCGGCCGGCAAGATCACCAGCGCCTTCGATATCGCCCGCACCATCGCGCTGGGCGCGGACTGGTGCAACGCCGGGCGGGGCTTCATGTTCGCGCTGGGCTGCATCCAGTCGCTGAGCTGCCATTCGGACAAATGCCCCACCGGCATCGCCACCCAGGACCCGAAACGCTGGAAGCACCTGGATGCGCCGGACAAGGCCAGCCGCGTGCACAGCTACCACGAGCACACCCTGCATGCCCTGATGGAACTGCTGTGCGCGGCCGGGCTGAACGACCCGGCTGAACTGGGGCCTGAGCACATCCTGCGTCGTGTTTCGCCTGTCGAGATCCGTTCGCTGGCATCGTTGTACCGGTACCTCGCCCCGGGTGAACTGCTCAGCCGCGTGCCCGACCACGCGGTGTTTCATGACTTCTGGGCCGATGCCCGCAGTGATTCGTTCCAGCCGCCGGCACGCATCCAGGCGTTGCGTGCCAGCAAATCACGCTAG
- a CDS encoding DUF47 family protein — translation MFSLQTIFGSGKQFYTLLDEAAVAASDAAKALHAMLREADRQPALDAFKLARLRERAASDKISQALVDSFMTPIEREDIEALGSALYKIPKQIEKFADRYSLATTHLEHIDFAPRAAMLEQAANVVVEMVADLRHMNLDRMTALNEKLRSLENEADRLMLELYRDIYSGRLDNLQMFLLKEFFEILEKAIDRCREAGVVAYQIVLKNS, via the coding sequence ATGTTCTCACTGCAGACCATTTTTGGTTCCGGCAAACAGTTCTACACCCTGCTTGATGAGGCCGCTGTCGCGGCGTCGGACGCTGCCAAGGCGTTGCACGCCATGCTGCGCGAGGCCGACCGCCAGCCGGCGCTGGATGCGTTCAAGCTCGCCCGCCTGCGCGAACGCGCCGCCTCGGACAAGATCAGCCAGGCCCTGGTCGACAGCTTCATGACCCCCATCGAGCGCGAGGACATCGAAGCGCTGGGGTCGGCGCTGTACAAGATTCCCAAGCAGATCGAGAAGTTCGCCGATCGCTATTCGCTGGCCACCACCCACCTGGAACACATCGATTTCGCGCCGCGCGCGGCGATGCTGGAACAGGCCGCCAACGTGGTCGTGGAAATGGTCGCCGACCTGCGCCACATGAACCTGGACCGGATGACCGCGCTGAACGAGAAGCTGCGTTCGCTGGAAAACGAAGCCGACCGCCTGATGCTCGAGCTGTACCGCGACATCTATTCCGGCCGCCTGGACAACCTGCAGATGTTCCTGCTCAAGGAATTCTTCGAGATCCTGGAAAAGGCCATCGACCGCTGCCGCGAGGCCGGCGTGGTGGCGTACCAGATCGTGTTGAAGAACAGCTGA
- a CDS encoding sulfurtransferase, which translates to MIANTAAYHFAVIDAPQDLCDQLQARAEAAALRGTVLVAGEGINLFLAGAPAGIDAFYAALQADARFAGMRVKTSYSEHQPFARLKAKVKPEIISFRRDDGQPLDYPRAPAVDPATVQRWLRQGHDDAGKPVVMLDTRNLQEVAYGTFKDALVLPIHKFTDLPDALAPHRQALKDSTVVSFCTGGIRCEKAALWMANDGMDNVLQLDGGILGYFEAVGGEGYEGRCFVFDERVALDAQLAPLVDEALPEPQPSAF; encoded by the coding sequence ATGATCGCCAACACCGCTGCCTACCATTTCGCCGTCATCGACGCTCCCCAGGACCTGTGCGACCAGCTGCAGGCGCGCGCGGAGGCGGCCGCGCTGCGTGGCACCGTGCTGGTGGCGGGCGAGGGCATCAACCTGTTCCTGGCCGGCGCGCCGGCGGGCATCGATGCCTTCTACGCGGCGCTGCAGGCCGATGCACGCTTCGCCGGCATGCGGGTCAAGACCAGTTACAGCGAACACCAGCCCTTCGCCCGGCTCAAGGCCAAGGTGAAGCCGGAAATCATCAGCTTCCGCCGTGACGATGGCCAGCCGCTGGACTACCCGCGTGCGCCCGCCGTGGATCCGGCCACCGTGCAGCGCTGGCTGCGGCAGGGGCATGACGACGCCGGCAAGCCGGTGGTGATGCTCGATACGCGCAACCTGCAGGAAGTGGCGTACGGTACCTTCAAGGACGCGCTGGTGCTGCCGATCCACAAGTTCACCGACCTGCCCGACGCATTGGCGCCGCACCGGCAGGCGCTCAAGGACAGCACCGTGGTCAGCTTCTGCACCGGTGGCATCCGCTGCGAGAAGGCCGCGCTGTGGATGGCCAACGACGGCATGGACAACGTGCTGCAGCTTGATGGCGGCATCCTGGGATACTTCGAGGCGGTCGGTGGCGAAGGCTATGAGGGCCGCTGCTTCGTGTTCGACGAGCGGGTGGCGCTGGATGCGCAGCTCGCGCCGCTGGTGGATGAAGCCCTGCCCGAGCCGCAGCCCAGCGCGTTCTGA